The DNA region AGCGACGACATAATCGTTAaaagcaatagcaacaacaacaacaacgcgaCTGTAATTGATGGCCAAAACTATGGTATGTGTGCGAGAGGGAAAGGAGACGAGAGTTGAGTGTGGGTGAGACGACGGTTAAGGTGAGATTGagcaattgaattttattgatTGTTCACAGcccgagagagagagggagagatagagagagaatgagTATGAGGCAGAATGCATTAAACTGGACATCAACAGTTGAAATTATTTCTTGATGAGAAATGGAGCAGAAAACCTTGACTCCAGTGTTAGCAAAATACACTTATGGCCAGATTAATAAGTGTAAGTCTGAGGATTTAAGAACTATCCAAATAAATATGATGTGGCAAGTTTTACAATCAGCAAACTTATTCTCAATGATTTATGCTAGTAtcataaagaaaaattattttctaaaaatttatataaaaaaaaagaaacactaCATCAAGTGCGTAAATTCAAGAATTTTAATCAGTTAATATCCTTCCTCTTCTTCATGTTtttattgaatgaattttgatttataatttaacaaataatacaaaaaaatacttttctaaaaaatattaaaattttaatttaagttgTGAATAAACCAATGAAACTTTTTGAgctaaattgttaaaaaactTCATCAGGATTAATGATTTTATAAAATGTCGATATGTGTCTTTAGGAGGGTCTCTTGGGTCTTAGATCTTAGGGGTTAAATAGCATAATCATTTTTCTCAGTGTAAATTTGTTACAGTTTTTGTTGAGCAAGAataccagcagcaacagcaacaacaactaaagcAGTATTCAAAtggctcacacacacacacacacacgtatacAAACACACTTTCGTTACGAACACAGCCAGACAGAAAGAGTGATAAAGGAGAGACGAAGGGAGATGAAGCGTTTGaggaagagaaaaaagaactgggtggggtggggtggtgatggtgatggtggtggGGGGAGGTGGGCGTACAAAGGCGTGGCAATGGCACTCGACTCAACTTGACTAAGCGTTTACCTCGGCCAtagccgctgctgctgctgctgctgacgtctgtttgttgtttgtgcatagtttttttctgctgctttttttttctttttttgtattttatttctcATTGTCAGCTTTTATGGCAATGGCCGGCGGATATTATCAACGgaggcagcaacagcaagcaacaacaacaactgcgtACGGAATTGCACAtgcttttgttattattgttattatttatcAGGCAAAACGACGCCaccaacaataataatgacgacgacgacgacggcgtcagaaatttattttcattaacaAGTTTTGCaagcaaataagaaagaaaaaaaaatgcacacaaacacacagaacAAATATCGAAaaccaaaatttataaaataaatcatttGAGTCCACGGGTCAAAAATGCGGCGACAAAATTCTATACACTTATGAAACCTATACCCGGACAACAATTACCGATTACGTGACAAAAATCTAACGTAACTAGAAACTACTAATGATTTCTAAATATATTTCCGCCATTAGacagagtgagtgagagagagagagagagagagagagggggacaTCACTCACAGAGAGATTTGAAATGTAAATTGAAATTCGATTTGTTTGTCAGAAATATCAATTAAGTAAAAGGGCGACAATCGAAGTGATCGATATGTCTCGATAACTGATTAAGTCGATTCAACCTCCATGGACTAAGTTTTCTGCAGTCTAAGGTCCATAAGATGCTAACATTGGAAGTATTCATCgatattagtttttatttgggtaaataaataattatatatcgTGAATATATGAAACAAATCGAACAAATTGTAACAAAATATCTATTTCATCTGATAAgatgttttttatttgaaacgatttttttgtaatttggaCCCCTAGAATTTTAGaactttttcttatttctataaaaaataaagatatagTACGATAATTGCCAGATCAACTCCTATATTGAACAGGATAATTTGTTATACCATAAAATTTCGAGAGAGATAACTCGTCAATCGTATTATATAGACGATATTATTGTTCGCATTCGATGCTATTATAGATAAATAGCGATTATAGATGTTATAATTATAGTTATTATTCAAAAGTCGTCaacaatttcttttaaatattacttatttttctatatttgttaaaaatgGTCAAAATTTATGCTTTATGCCTTAAGCTTGTCAAATGGAATCTACACAATAATTGAAAGGGTATTCCAAGTGCCCACTAGGGTAAATAAATTGATGAAAACGTAATGAAAAATACATTGTATACAAactcacacacgcacacacacacacacattgagtGTGTATACATTGATACATATGTGAATAAATATAATCAAGTTATTTAACTTGattttgtgtatttaaatgatattatgattttgtttgatttcAAGTGGTTTTGTTCGAATTAATCTAATTGATGtgtcctctctctctctctctttcattgCAGCTGCCAATTCTATGTGAAAAGCCATCCATGGGTGCTGGCCTATCAAGGTGTGATCACATTCTTTGTGCTGGCCAATTTCACATTGGCCACATTCATGGATCCAGGCATTATACCCAAAGGTATGTAACGTTATCCTCAGAATTGTTAAGCATCAGTCCCGCACAGCCTAAATCTTGACTGCATTCCTAGCCTCGCCCGACGAAGACTGCGAGGAGGAGTTACGCGCCCCACTCTATAAGAATGCCGAAATCAATGGCATTACGGTTAAGATGAAATGGTGTGTTACCTGTAAATTTTATAGACCGCCACGTTGTTCTCATTGCTCTGTATGCAATCACTGCATAGAGGTAACTActctatttaaaataaatatctttattatctttaatgtgtttttctttgttttactTTAGACCTTTGATCATCATTGCCCATGGGTCAATAATTGCATTGGCAGACGGAATTATagattctttttcttttttcttgtctCACTATCGATACATATGCTGAGCATATTCTCATTGTGCCTCGTCTATGTTCTCAAGATAATGCCGCATATTAAACACACGGCTCCGATTGTGGCGTATCCttttcaaacacacacaaaaaccattaaaaaaactgaattaactgaatatttttgttttggattttagcactttacttttgaattttgaaatatttttggtttatacTTAACATAATTTTGTGTAACTAATTGTAGTATCGTTCTAATGGGTATTGTTACAATATTGGCCATACCCATATTCGGTTTAACCGGTTTTCATATGGTATTGGTATCGCGTGGTCGTACTACCAATGAACAGGTTACTGGCAAGTTTAAGGGCGGCTATAATCCATTCTCACGTGGCTGTTGGCACAATTGTTGTTATACTCAATTCGGACCGCAGTATCCGAGGtaagtctctctctctctctctctttctctctctgtctgtcacCTTCTCtctatatgttttttttttttgttatgatTTTCAGCTTACTCAAACCTAAGAAATATGCATCGAGACGTTCACAGACACAAAATCAGGCTATTAGCACTATATGCAACGATCGGACCAATCAACAGACCAATAATACTGGCGGTGCCGGTGGAAATGGCCAGGCCAATGCCATTGGcagtggtggcggtggtgttGGCGtcggcggtggcggtggcggtaTGCGTGGTACATCATCGGTTCAATATTCACCCCGCTCTTACTACGAGTCAAGTCGGGAGAAGCGTGGAATTCAGGTAAAGACTTATATGGCCGAGGGCAATGGTTATAATCAACGGTCGGGCAGTACAACGCTTTATAGTAAGGTGggtaaacaaattttgtttgcaatcaaaaaaaaaaaaaaaaaaaaaaaaaatatcgaCAAACGATACAAACATCAAAACGAAAactttattcaaaaaaaaaaaaagaaaataaacaaattcttattaaatatatctatgtatctaTAACTTTTAACCATGTaaattatgtatgtgtgttgcgcgtatgcttgtgtgtgtgtgtgtctgtatgtttATTGTtggttgcaacaacaacaacaactaaaaactTTGTCGATGACTTTGGTATACAGTTTtacctgttgttgttgttgttgttgccactttGAGGAGAATGCAACTGAAACGAttaaaacaattgaaataGCTCCATAGCAacgattttcatatttaattaTCAATTATTCATCAGTTACAACATCATTTGCGcttatcttttatataaatttaaacataTAATTCTAATTAATAAAgtaattatacccttgcaaaaagggtatattaattttggtcagaagtgtgcagcgcatagaaggaagcatctccgaccatataaagtatatatattcttgatcagcacgacgagacgagttcaaatagccatgtccgtccgtccgtccgtccgtccggatcaacgcaaactcctcctagaccgtaagagctacagagctgaaattttgcatgtgggcttgtatatactgcaggcgttgtatatctcggattcagccggatcggatcactatatcatatagctcccatacaaatgacaaagtcacgaacagtgactgttcttaataacttcggtATTTTCTGAGTTAttatcgtgaaatttaatattggtgagttaattacacatataaacgactatgccaaatttgatcaagatcgggtgactatatcatatagctcccataggaacgatctttcgaaaacagtgacttttgtcaataacttcgttacttttgacgcaattgtcataaaaatttatatttctcagtttagcatatctattaatgattgtgccaaatttgattaagatcgggcgactatatcatatagctcccataggaacaatcggtggtgaacagtgactttgatcaataacttcgttattttctaagccgttctttcgcaagcattagaccttttacacaaaaaacttgcaagggtatacaaactttgacggggtcaaagttagccccggccctctggttttattttataaactcATAAGAGaagattaaaattaatttgatttcgGTTTTTAAATCAATTGTTTAACGGGTAATCGTGGAACGTTTGTTGTTTCGGTTAATAACGGTTGCATTCTCTTTCTGGTTTTGACTAttgtgattgttgttgttgttgttgtttggatTAGTtaattgctgctgt from Drosophila willistoni isolate 14030-0811.24 chromosome XL unlocalized genomic scaffold, UCI_dwil_1.1 Seg141, whole genome shotgun sequence includes:
- the LOC6648607 gene encoding palmitoyltransferase ZDHHC8 isoform X5, which translates into the protein MPKCDVKTRYIPATFAWIVLLLTTFLFFFYPCQFYVKSHPWVLAYQGVITFFVLANFTLATFMDPGIIPKASPDEDCEEELRAPLYKNAEINGITVKMKWCVTCKFYRPPRCSHCSVCNHCIETFDHHCPWVNNCIGRRNYRFFFFFLVSLSIHMLSIFSLCLVYVLKIMPHIKHTAPIVAIVLMGIVTILAIPIFGLTGFHMVLVSRGRTTNEQVTGKFKGGYNPFSRGCWHNCCYTQFGPQYPSLLKPKKYASRRSQTQNQAISTICNDRTNQQTNNTGGAGGNGQANAIGSGGGGVGVGGGGGGMRGTSSVQYSPRSYYESSREKRGIQVKTYMAEGNGYNQRSGSTTLYSKLSPGRECSDTDLEAPPASQSQDCEPTPPLQRHNSSNFYLPQVSDGVVGPTGLNGNISTGMGVVPNNSQGGGGGDSPRHMRVYHPRHSPHARPRGLDPQRGYTTSDTLSPDHPGSVIGVGYVGVGPNGQQQQQQQVISVAQNQRSGTTTATPTMQQRIKPLGVATPLVMASPVRSQYSNSENSTNS
- the LOC6648607 gene encoding palmitoyltransferase ZDHHC8 isoform X6; this translates as MPKCDVKTRYIPATFAWIVLLLTTFLFFFYPCQFYVKSHPWVLAYQGVITFFVLANFTLATFMDPGIIPKASPDEDCEEELRAPLYKNAEINGITVKMKWCVTCKFYRPPRCSHCSVCNHCIETFDHHCPWVNNCIGRRNYRFFFFFLVSLSIHMLSIFSLCLVYVLKIMPHIKHTAPIVAIVLMGIVTILAIPIFGLTGFHMVLVSRGRTTNEQVTGKFKGGYNPFSRGCWHNCCYTQFGPQYPSLLKPKKYASRRSQTQNQAISTICNDRTNQQTNNTGGAGGNGQANAIGSGGGGVGVGGGGGGMRGTSSVQYSPRSYYESSREKRGIQLSPGRECSDTDLEAPPASQSQDCEPTPPLQRHNSSNFYLPQVSDGVVGPTGLNGNISTGMGVVPNNSQGGGGGDSPRHMRVYHPRHSPHARPRGLDPQRGYTTSDTLSPDHPGSVIGVGYVGVGPNGQQQQQQQVISVAQNQRSGTTTATPTMQQRIKPLGVATPLVMASPVRSQYSNSENSTNS